In the genome of Pelodiscus sinensis isolate JC-2024 chromosome 3, ASM4963464v1, whole genome shotgun sequence, one region contains:
- the LOC102445202 gene encoding trace amine-associated receptor 4-like, translated as MNSSTLWSPQNVQYCFDFVNNSCARNIRSTISLWVMYIFMVGATVLTMGGNMLVIISIAHFKQLHSPTNFLICSLATTDFLLSFTVMPYSMVRSVESCWYFGDLFCKLHTSFDIMLCTTSIFHLCFISIDRYYAVCDPLNYVTKITVPVIVFFLFISWAVPFLLAFGLVFSELNIDGIEEYVTSIDCNGFCAFILNKLWGVMASLIAFFFPGTVMVGIYFHIFRVARKHARQIANISSAIKCVSEMKNKLSTKKESKATKTLSIVMGVFVLCWMPFFSLTIADPFINFSAPEDLYNAFLWLGYVNSTCNPIIYGLFYSWFRRAFKIIVTGRIFRPDSSTFNLFPTNT; from the coding sequence ATGAATTCATCCACCCTCTGGAGTCCACAGAACGTGCAGTACTGCTTTGACTTTGTTAACAATTCATGTGCTAGGAATATAAGGTCTACAATCAGTCTTTGGGTTATGTACATCTTCATGGTGGGAGCAACAGTGCTCACAATGGGTGGTAACATGCTTGTGATCATTTCCATCGCTCATTTCAAACAGCTTCACTCTCCAACCAACTTCCTGATCTGCTCCTTGGCAACTACTGATTTTTTGCTTAGCTTTACGGTGATGCCCTACAGCATGGTCAGGTCTGTTGAGTCCTGCTGGTATTTTGGAGACCTCTTCTGCAAACTCCATACTTCTTTTGATATAATGCTCTGTACCACCTCGATTTTCCACCTGTGTTTTATCTCCATTGACCGTTACTACGCGGTTTGTGACCCACTGAATTATGTCACCAAAATAACTGTCCCGGTGATAGTCTTCTTTTTATTTATTAGCTGGGCTGTCCCTTTCTTACTGGCCTTTGGCCTAGTTTTCTCAGAGTTGAATATTGATGGCATTGAAGAATATGTGACTTCTATTGACTGCAATGGTTTCTGTGCATTTATACTTAACAAGCTATGGGGAGTTATGGCTTCCCTTATAGCCTTCTTTTTCCCAGGAACAGTGATGGTGGGTATCTATTTCCATATATTTCGAGTGGCAAGAAAACATGCAAGACAAATTGCTAACATCTCCAGTGCAATAAAATGTGTctctgaaatgaaaaacaaactgtctacaaaaaaagagagcaaagcGACTAAAACTTTAAGTATTGTCATGGGGGTGTTTGTGTTGTGTTGGATGCCTTTCTTTAGCCTTACAATAGCTGATCCTTTTATTAATTTTTCAGCACCTGAAGACTTGTACAATGCCTTCCTCTGGCTGGGATACGTTAATTCTACATGTAATCCAATCATTTATGGTTTATTTTATTCTTGGTTTCGCAGAGCATTTAAAATTATTGTGACTGGTAGGATCTTCAGACCAGATTCCTCTACTTTTAATTTGTTTCCTACAAATACTTAA